The nucleotide sequence GCCCGCCGACGAACTCGACGCGTTCAACGCGCACATCGTCGGATTGATCGAGGTGGTCCGGGAGTTCCGCGCGCGGGAGGCCCCCGGCGACGCGAATACGGACCTGTCGGCCGAGCCCGCTACACCTGCCTGACCAGCGCCTGCACGGGCCAGTGGTCCGACGGGTGCAGGCCCTCCGGCCGCGCCGTGTTCACCGCCGCGCGCTCGACCGCCCAGCGCCGGTCGGCCAGGATCCAGTCGATCCGTTCCCCCGGCACGGGGTCCGCGTAGCCGTTCCAGGTCCGCACGTCGGGGCCGAGCCGTTCGCGGGCACCGGTCCACGCGTCGCGGAACAGCCCGTCGTGGGTGAGGACTTCGTACGGCCGTGCGTCCGGTCCCGCGTTGAAGTCGCCGGTCAGCAGGACCGGGCGCCGGGCGCGGTGCAGCGTGCGCGCGAGGCGGCGTACGAGATGTGCGCTGCGCGCTCGGGCGAGTGCCGAGAAGTGGTCGAAGTGCGTGTTCACCACGGCGAATTCGCGGGTCGTCACCCGGTCGCGGAACGCCGCCCAGGTCAGCATGCGCGGATGCTGGATATTGCCCCACGTACGAGAACCGATCAGTTTCGGAATCGATGACAACCAGACATGGTCGTATGCGAGCAATTCCAGTCGCGCGAAGTCGTAGAAGATCGCGGTGTATTCGGATCTACTGCCGCCCGAGCGCCCCAGGCCGACCCAGTCGTGGGTGGGCCGCAGCGCCTCGGCCAGGTCGCGAATGTGCGGCCAACGGCCCTCCTGCGTCCCGAGGATGGTCGGCCGCTCGGTGCGCAGCAGGTCCTCGACCACCGGACGCCGGTCCGTCCACCGGTGCGGCGCCGGGTCCTCGGGGCCGCGCAGGTTGAACGTCATGATGTGCAGGTCCGCCCCCGAGGCAGGGCCGATCAGGGGCATGGCGTGCGGGTCCTTCCGACGATTCCCGGGACGGGCGCGTGCCGAGGCCGCACCCGGACCGAACGTGCGTTGCGTCGCCGACGCACCGGCTCACCGGCTCACCGGCCTCCGGAGTCACACACACGGCGCTCCCCATACGGCCGTTCCGCCCTACGGCCGACCGCGCCGGTCGGAACCGGTCAGCGGAAGACGTCGGTGACGCCGTTGACACCCGCGTTGACGACGGCCTCGACGAGCTGCGACAGCGACCCCGCGGCGGCGGTCCCGGACAGCATGACGCCGGCCACGAACGCGAGGATCAACCCACCCATCTTGTAACCCTTGTGGGTCACCATGTAGAAGAGGATGAAGATGATGATGATCGGGACGCCGATCGTCACCCCTTGACCCACCGTCGTGGTGTCCTCGGGTGCGGCGATGAAGGCGGCGAGTGGCGTGTTCATGGTTCCCCTCCGGTCCAGCGCTGTGGATCCCTGTGTGCGGTGGCCTACCCCGGCTCATGGGGTGGCGTGCTTTTCGCAACGGTGATTTCGCCACTGAATTCACCGCCGGTTCACGGGCTGTGGACTGCCGGGCCTCATCCGGGAGTCCAAACTGCGCCGAGGACCCCCGCGAGGACCCACGCCCAGCGCAGCATGCGCAGCGTCGGCCAGCGCGCGGTCGCCAGCGTCACCCAGAAACCGATGACGAGCCACAGGGCGAACGCGACCATGCCCCGCGTCTCCACGGCGCATTCGCGGATCAACTGGCCGCCGTAGTAGGCGACGGCGAACCCCGGAATGGCCATGAAGTAGTCGACGGCGGTGTACGTGCCCGGCACGCTCCAGCCGCGTCGGGCCGACTCCTCGGGGGCGTTCGCCTGGGGGCCGGTCTGCTCGCCGTCGGTGCCGGTGTTGCGTCCGGGGAGCAACTGCCCGGGCAGGCGGCGTCGTGGGCCGTCCTTGCCGGGGGCCTTGCCGGCCGCGGTGCCGTCGGCTTCCGGCCCGGCGCCCTGCTTGGCGGCGTCGGTGCCGCGTGCCGGGCGCGTCGTCCGTGTCGTCCGGGGGCCGGTGCCGCGCGACGGCGGCGCGTTGCGGCGCGGCGGTGTTCCGCCGGCGATGCCGCCCGACGTGCCGCCGGACGCCGACGAACCGGGCACCTGGGGCGTGCCCTTGGGCCGCCACGCGGGGCGCGGCCGGGGTGCGGGCGTCGGCGAGGGCGCGGGTTTGGGCGTGCGGCGGCCGGCTCCCCAGCCGAAGCGCTTGCCGTTCCCTCCGGAGCCGGTCCCGCTCACGCTCCGCCGCCCTTTCCACCGTGCGGGCAGGGGTTGCAGATGCGCCGGTGGCGCAGGGCCGCGAGCACCCACGGAAGAGCGATGGCGATGCCGAGCCACTCGCCCTTGGAGTTGTTTCCGCGCAGGTGGAAGATCACCGCGACGACGGCCGCCGCACCGAGGATCGCCGCGGTGAGGACATCCGAGTGGACGATCGTCCTGGCCAGCCAATTGGCGCTGTTCACACGGTTTTTGACGGTGCTTTCGCGAATGCTCTTCCGCCACGGCGAGTCGGCCATCAGCCCGCGCCTCCCGCCCGCTGTCGCGACTCGTCCCTCACCTGAGACATCTTCCGCTCCCGGGTGGCTGTCGCGGTAGTACGGCTGTTCATTCGCTCCCACTCCCCCCGTGGAATGAGATGCATACTCCTACAAACCGGTATGTACCGGTTGGCCTTGCTCAGTGTGGCCAGCCGGTCGGGCACCGTCAAGGGGTGCACGTAGCGGCGCACGCCATGACCTGCGTATGCGCTCCCGTGCACCACCCGGACAGCTTAAGGCACCTGACTAACCGTCAGATCCATGTGCAGATTTGACGACTATTCCACGCCATGCGCGAGCCACCGCCGACCGACAACGCAAACGGGGCCGCGGGCGTCGTGCCCGCGGCCCCGCCTGCGCGGCTGCCTCGACAACGGCTCCCCCGGGGCCGGTCCGGTCAGACCTGTCCCGCAGGGATGTTGCCCATCCGACCCGACCGGAAATCGTCGAAGGCCTGGGCGAGTTCGGCGTGTGTGTTCATCACGAACGGTCCGTACCAGGCGATTTCCTCACCAATGGGCAGGCCGCCGAGGATGATCACCTCCAGGTTCGGCGTGTTGCCCTGCTGCCGGGCGTCGGCGCGCAGTTCGATCGCGTCCCCGTCGCCGAACACCGCCGTCTGCCCGCCCCGGAGCGGACGCTGCTCGGCACCGACCGTACCCGCCCCCGACAGCGCGTAGACCAACGCGTTGTACTCGGGCTGCCACGGGAGTTCGAGCCGCGCGCCCGGACTCACCGACGCGTGGATCAGCGTGATCGGCGTGTGCGTGATGCCCGGCCCGTCGAACCCGGCGACCGACCCCGCGATCAGCCGCACCAGCGCGCCGCCGTCGTCGGTGCTCAGCAGCTTGACACTGCCGGACCGGATGTCCTGGTAGCGCGGGTCGCTCATCTTCTTCGCCGACGGCAGGTTGACCCACAGCTGGATCCCGTGGAACAGGCCGCCGCTGACGACCAGTTCCTCCGGCGGCGCCTCGATGTGCAGCAGTCCCGACCCGGCGGTCATCCACTGTGTGTCGCCGTCGGTGATGAGGCCGCCGCCACCGGCGGAGTCCTGGTGGCGGAAGGTTCCGTCGATGAGGTACGTGACCGTCTCGAAGCCGCGGTGCGGGTGCCAGGGCGTGCCTTTGGGCTCACCGGGCGCGTAATCCACCTCGCCCATCTGGTCCATCATGATGAACGGGTCGAGCCGGGCCTGGTCGACGCCCGCGAACGCGCGGCGCACCGGGAAGCCCTCCCCTTCCAGACCACTGGGCGCGGTGGCCACCTGGACCACGGTGCGCGGCCGACTCCCTTCGGCGGGCTTGTGCAGGCGCGGCAGGGCCAACGGGTTTTCCACCGTCACGGCAGGCATGGAGTCCTCCTCGGCTTCCGGACCCGGTATCCCCGGGGCTGACACCGACAACAGTAGTTGAGCCGTCAACATTCCCGGGCCTGGGTGACCCACCGATCCGCGGTTCCGGGCCGCCAACCGTGAGCTGCACCCACCTCCCTGCAGCCCGAAGCGGCGGCCGGGCGAGCAAGCGGGCGGGCGAGCAAGCGGGCGAGCGGGCGAGCGGGCGAGCGGGAAAGGCGATCGCGCGCGGCCGACCCCGTCCGCTAGATGAATGAGTCCAAGGGATTGCCTGCGGACATGAAGCGAGGGCGTCCACAGTCGTGTTGTGATGCAAGACTTGGACACCCTCGCGACTGCACTCTATGCCCGGATCGACGACACCTTGAAGGCTTCGCCGGAACTGGCGCCGCCGCGCCCGAAGGTCGGGTTCGCGCCCACGCTCAGTGACGCCGAGTTGCTCACGCTGGCGGTCATGTCGGCGC is from Yinghuangia sp. ASG 101 and encodes:
- a CDS encoding pirin family protein; this encodes MPAVTVENPLALPRLHKPAEGSRPRTVVQVATAPSGLEGEGFPVRRAFAGVDQARLDPFIMMDQMGEVDYAPGEPKGTPWHPHRGFETVTYLIDGTFRHQDSAGGGGLITDGDTQWMTAGSGLLHIEAPPEELVVSGGLFHGIQLWVNLPSAKKMSDPRYQDIRSGSVKLLSTDDGGALVRLIAGSVAGFDGPGITHTPITLIHASVSPGARLELPWQPEYNALVYALSGAGTVGAEQRPLRGGQTAVFGDGDAIELRADARQQGNTPNLEVIILGGLPIGEEIAWYGPFVMNTHAELAQAFDDFRSGRMGNIPAGQV
- a CDS encoding endonuclease/exonuclease/phosphatase family protein: MPLIGPASGADLHIMTFNLRGPEDPAPHRWTDRRPVVEDLLRTERPTILGTQEGRWPHIRDLAEALRPTHDWVGLGRSGGSRSEYTAIFYDFARLELLAYDHVWLSSIPKLIGSRTWGNIQHPRMLTWAAFRDRVTTREFAVVNTHFDHFSALARARSAHLVRRLARTLHRARRPVLLTGDFNAGPDARPYEVLTHDGLFRDAWTGARERLGPDVRTWNGYADPVPGERIDWILADRRWAVERAAVNTARPEGLHPSDHWPVQALVRQV